A DNA window from Streptomyces canus contains the following coding sequences:
- a CDS encoding antibiotic biosynthesis monooxygenase family protein — protein MSRLRVLVYAAAPESDPDAVSAAYRRISEALRGTPGLLGNELLRSTLDDGAFLVMSEWESREAFEGWEQGSSHRDTTAPLRPFQDASKGRPFGIYQVVASY, from the coding sequence ATGAGCAGGCTGCGCGTACTGGTGTACGCGGCGGCGCCGGAGTCCGACCCGGACGCCGTCTCCGCCGCGTACCGCCGGATCAGTGAGGCCCTGCGGGGCACGCCCGGCCTGCTGGGCAACGAACTGCTGCGCTCCACCCTCGACGACGGCGCCTTCCTCGTGATGAGCGAGTGGGAGAGCCGTGAGGCGTTCGAAGGCTGGGAGCAAGGCTCCTCCCACCGCGACACCACCGCCCCGCTGCGCCCCTTCCAGGACGCGAGCAAGGGCCGCCCGTTCGGCATCTACCAGGTCGTCGCGAGCTACTGA
- a CDS encoding antibiotic biosynthesis monooxygenase family protein — MTCPNAFRVTLRMQVHPGRGADFERAWYDGASVITGRPANLGQWLSASAEEPDIYYIVSDWTDEDSFRTYEQSEEHLEHRSKLHPYRLSGSMTTMHVRYAMTGAASLTAAGS, encoded by the coding sequence ATGACCTGCCCGAACGCGTTCCGCGTCACCCTGCGGATGCAGGTCCACCCCGGTCGTGGCGCCGACTTCGAGCGCGCCTGGTACGACGGTGCCTCGGTGATCACCGGCCGGCCCGCCAACCTCGGTCAGTGGCTGTCGGCCAGTGCCGAGGAACCCGACATCTACTACATCGTCAGCGACTGGACCGACGAGGACAGCTTCCGCACGTACGAGCAGAGCGAGGAGCATCTGGAGCACCGCTCGAAGCTGCACCCGTACCGGCTGTCCGGCTCGATGACGACCATGCACGTGCGGTACGCCATGACCGGTGCGGCCTCCCTCACCGCCGCGGGTTCATGA
- a CDS encoding SDR family NAD(P)-dependent oxidoreductase: MTIQLDGRTVLLTGGTRGIGRGIALALARSGARLLTCSRHDDEAAQSLQRELKEIGPDHHVMRADVSRSEDIEALVGEAEARFGSLDAVVANAGAITHVPFDKLTPEDWHRVLDTNLTGTYLLVQKSLPLLGEGSSVIAVGSRSAMVGIPLRAHYTASKAGLVGLTRSLAKELGPRGIRVNVVAPGVIEPENEPLPEETRARYRQLTALGRLGRPEEVAGAVLFLASTLSAYVTGETLHVDGGI; the protein is encoded by the coding sequence ATGACCATACAACTCGACGGCAGGACCGTACTGCTGACCGGCGGCACCCGGGGCATCGGCCGCGGCATCGCCCTCGCGCTCGCCCGTTCCGGCGCCCGGCTGCTGACCTGTTCCCGCCACGACGACGAGGCCGCGCAGAGCCTCCAGCGGGAGCTGAAGGAGATCGGCCCCGACCACCACGTCATGCGCGCGGACGTCAGCAGGAGCGAGGACATCGAGGCGCTCGTCGGCGAGGCCGAGGCGCGCTTCGGCTCGCTGGACGCGGTCGTCGCCAACGCCGGAGCGATCACACACGTCCCGTTCGACAAGCTCACCCCCGAGGACTGGCACCGCGTTCTCGACACCAACCTCACCGGCACCTACCTGCTGGTCCAGAAAAGCCTGCCGCTGCTGGGCGAGGGCTCCTCCGTCATCGCCGTCGGCTCCCGGTCGGCGATGGTGGGAATTCCGCTGCGCGCCCACTACACGGCGTCGAAGGCGGGCCTGGTCGGACTGACGCGCTCCCTCGCCAAGGAACTCGGCCCCCGCGGCATCCGGGTCAACGTCGTCGCTCCGGGCGTCATCGAGCCGGAGAACGAGCCGCTGCCCGAGGAAACCCGCGCCCGCTACCGGCAGCTCACCGCGCTCGGCCGCCTCGGCAGGCCCGAGGAGGTCGCCGGCGCCGTGCTCTTCCTCGCCAGCACCCTGTCCGCCTACGTCACCGGCGAGACCCTGCACGTCGACGGAGGTATCTGA
- a CDS encoding SRPBCC family protein has product MSAHTDNSIVINAPMDLVWERTNDIESWPRLFGEYSSAEILHRGGNTVRFRLSLHPDEDGKVWSWVSERTSDEATRTTRSHRVETGPFKYMFLFWEYEQLDAGVRLRWVQDFEMKPGAPLDDSGMAERINRNSRVELALIKERLESVHALAAVS; this is encoded by the coding sequence ATGTCCGCACACACCGACAACAGCATCGTCATCAACGCCCCCATGGACCTGGTCTGGGAGCGGACCAACGACATCGAGTCCTGGCCGCGGCTGTTCGGCGAGTACTCCTCGGCCGAGATCCTGCACCGCGGGGGCAACACCGTACGGTTCCGGCTCTCCCTGCATCCCGACGAGGACGGCAAGGTCTGGAGCTGGGTCTCCGAGCGGACGAGCGACGAGGCCACCCGCACCACCCGGTCGCACCGGGTGGAGACCGGCCCGTTCAAGTACATGTTCCTGTTCTGGGAGTACGAGCAGCTCGACGCGGGCGTGCGCCTGCGCTGGGTGCAGGACTTCGAGATGAAGCCGGGCGCGCCGCTGGACGACTCGGGCATGGCCGAGCGGATCAACCGCAACTCCCGGGTCGAGCTCGCACTGATCAAGGAGCGGCTCGAGAGCGTCCACGCGCTCGCCGCCGTCAGCTGA
- a CDS encoding acyl carrier protein, which produces MSTITLDDLREAMERCGVEDQVTLDETTINAELEDRGYDSLARLEIFAQLGRTTGVRIPDEAIHDLRTPQEIINYLYGRLPKAS; this is translated from the coding sequence ATGTCCACCATCACGCTCGACGATCTGCGAGAGGCCATGGAACGCTGCGGAGTGGAAGACCAGGTCACGCTCGACGAGACGACGATCAACGCGGAGCTGGAAGACCGCGGCTACGACTCGCTGGCGCGGCTGGAGATATTCGCCCAGCTGGGCCGCACCACCGGAGTCAGAATCCCGGACGAGGCGATACACGACCTGCGCACCCCGCAGGAGATCATCAACTACCTCTACGGCCGGCTGCCGAAGGCGAGCTGA
- a CDS encoding ketosynthase chain-length factor: MSAVVTGLGIVAPNGVGVDEYWRNTLAGVSGIGPISRFDGSAYPTSLAGEVTGFEPLAHLPRRLVVQTDRWTQFALVAAETALSDASALPLDETGLGEYDMAVVTASSSGGNEFGQGELGRLWRLGPDHVTTFQSIAWFYAATTGQLSIRHGMRGPCGVVVSEQAGGLDAIGQALRVIRDGTKLALTGGTEAPLSPYALVCLQTSKLLSTATDPTRAYVPFDIDAAGFVPGEGGAILVVEDEDSARARPGVFLYGRVVGYAATFDPPPGSGRPPALRRAAELALARAGCEPGDIDVVFADAAGVPEADRAEAEAIAGLFGEHGVPVTAPKTMTGRLFAGGGSLDAATALLALRDGVIPPTAGVDPAAAYRLDLVVGTPREAPLRTALVLARGFGGFNSALVLQAM, encoded by the coding sequence ATGAGTGCCGTGGTGACGGGCCTCGGGATCGTGGCCCCGAACGGAGTCGGCGTCGATGAGTACTGGCGCAACACGCTGGCCGGGGTCAGCGGCATCGGCCCGATCAGCCGCTTCGACGGCTCGGCGTATCCGACGTCGCTGGCCGGCGAGGTGACCGGCTTCGAACCGCTCGCCCACCTGCCCAGGCGGCTCGTCGTGCAGACTGACCGCTGGACGCAGTTCGCGCTGGTCGCGGCCGAGACCGCACTGTCCGACGCGTCGGCCCTGCCGCTCGACGAGACCGGTCTGGGCGAGTACGACATGGCCGTGGTGACCGCGAGTTCCAGCGGCGGCAACGAGTTCGGCCAGGGTGAGCTGGGCCGACTGTGGCGGCTCGGCCCGGACCATGTGACGACGTTCCAGTCGATCGCCTGGTTCTACGCGGCGACGACCGGCCAGCTCTCCATTCGTCACGGTATGCGCGGCCCGTGCGGCGTCGTGGTCAGCGAGCAGGCGGGCGGTCTCGACGCGATCGGCCAGGCCCTGCGGGTGATCCGGGACGGCACGAAGCTCGCGCTCACCGGTGGCACGGAGGCGCCGCTGTCGCCGTACGCGCTGGTGTGCCTGCAGACCAGCAAGCTGCTGAGCACCGCCACCGACCCCACCCGCGCCTACGTGCCCTTCGACATCGACGCGGCCGGGTTTGTGCCTGGCGAGGGCGGCGCGATCCTCGTCGTGGAGGACGAGGACAGTGCCCGCGCCCGCCCGGGCGTCTTCCTCTACGGCCGGGTCGTCGGCTACGCGGCGACCTTCGACCCGCCGCCCGGCTCGGGCCGGCCGCCGGCCCTGCGCCGTGCCGCCGAGCTCGCCCTGGCCCGCGCCGGGTGCGAGCCGGGGGACATCGATGTGGTCTTCGCGGACGCCGCCGGAGTGCCGGAGGCCGACCGGGCCGAGGCAGAGGCCATCGCCGGGCTCTTCGGCGAGCACGGCGTGCCGGTCACGGCACCCAAGACCATGACCGGCCGGCTCTTCGCCGGCGGCGGCTCGCTCGATGCCGCGACCGCACTGCTGGCCCTCCGCGACGGCGTGATCCCGCCGACAGCCGGGGTCGACCCGGCAGCCGCGTACCGCCTCGATCTCGTCGTCGGCACGCCACGCGAGGCCCCTTTGAGGACCGCGCTGGTCCTGGCACGGGGATTCGGCGGCTTCAACTCCGCCCTCGTGCTGCAGGCGATGTGA
- a CDS encoding beta-ketoacyl-[acyl-carrier-protein] synthase family protein has translation MPRRRAVITGIGVVAPGGIGRKEFWELLTSGRTATHAISVFDATPFRSRIAAECDFDTAAAGLTPQEARRMDRAAQFAVVCAREAVADSGLEFDTVDSDTVGVSIGSAVGATIGLENEYAVVSNSGRDWIVDHAYAVPQLYGYLVPSSFSAEVAWTVGAEGPVTTVSTGCTSGLDAVSYAAGLIEEGSAEVMLAGATDAPISPISAASFDAIKATSPNNADPEHASRPFDAHRDGFVMGEGSAVFVLEEREAAKARGAHVYAEVVGFAGRSNAYHMTGLKPDGREMAEAITVAMRRAGVRPEDIDYINAHGSGTRQNDRHETAAFKRSLGERAHQVPVSSIKSMVGHSLGAIGSIEIAACALAIEHGVVPPTANLRTSDPECDLDYVPRIAREAELDVVLTVGSGFGGFQTAMLLARPGRVA, from the coding sequence ATGCCGCGGCGGCGTGCGGTCATCACCGGTATCGGGGTGGTGGCGCCCGGTGGCATCGGCCGCAAGGAATTCTGGGAGCTGCTGACGTCCGGGCGTACGGCGACCCATGCAATCAGCGTTTTCGACGCCACTCCGTTTCGCTCCAGGATTGCCGCCGAGTGCGACTTCGACACGGCTGCGGCAGGGCTTACCCCGCAGGAGGCCCGCCGTATGGACCGGGCCGCACAATTCGCCGTGGTCTGTGCTCGTGAGGCAGTGGCGGACAGCGGGCTGGAATTCGACACGGTCGATTCCGATACGGTCGGCGTTTCCATAGGAAGCGCGGTCGGCGCCACGATTGGCTTGGAAAACGAATACGCGGTCGTGAGCAACAGCGGACGCGACTGGATCGTCGACCACGCCTACGCGGTGCCCCAGTTGTACGGATACCTGGTCCCCAGCTCGTTCTCGGCGGAGGTCGCCTGGACGGTGGGGGCCGAGGGCCCGGTGACCACGGTGTCCACGGGATGCACCTCCGGTCTGGACGCGGTGAGTTACGCCGCCGGTCTGATCGAGGAGGGCTCGGCGGAGGTCATGCTGGCAGGCGCCACCGACGCACCGATCTCCCCGATCTCGGCAGCCAGCTTCGACGCGATCAAGGCGACCTCGCCGAACAACGCCGACCCCGAGCACGCCTCACGCCCCTTCGACGCCCACCGCGACGGCTTCGTCATGGGCGAAGGAAGCGCCGTGTTCGTCCTGGAGGAACGCGAGGCGGCGAAGGCCCGCGGCGCCCACGTCTACGCCGAGGTCGTCGGGTTCGCGGGCCGGAGCAACGCGTACCACATGACCGGCCTCAAGCCGGACGGGCGGGAGATGGCGGAGGCCATCACGGTGGCCATGCGCCGTGCCGGAGTGCGCCCCGAGGACATCGACTACATCAACGCGCACGGCTCCGGAACCCGGCAGAACGACCGGCACGAGACGGCCGCGTTCAAGCGCAGCCTCGGGGAGCGGGCCCACCAGGTGCCGGTCAGCTCCATCAAGTCGATGGTGGGCCACTCGCTCGGCGCCATCGGCTCCATCGAGATCGCCGCGTGTGCGCTGGCCATCGAACACGGGGTCGTGCCGCCGACGGCGAACCTGAGAACCAGCGACCCGGAATGCGACCTCGACTACGTGCCCCGGATCGCCCGCGAGGCAGAGCTGGACGTGGTCCTGACCGTCGGCAGCGGATTCGGCGGGTTCCAGACCGCGATGCTGCTGGCCCGCCCCGGGAGGGTGGCATGA
- a CDS encoding cupin domain-containing protein, with product MPVTQHTKVAAADVEVNRRRGGEIRVVLGPKTAGATTGFLGLLTLAAGEFVAEHYHPYSEEFLYVTRGTVVVRLDGEPVTVGAGEGLLVPKDVRHRVENGGDEPAEAVFHLCPLAPRPELGHVDTEPLVEPAAPQINVGAA from the coding sequence GTGCCTGTCACCCAGCACACCAAGGTCGCCGCGGCTGACGTGGAGGTCAATCGCCGCCGCGGCGGCGAGATCCGGGTGGTGCTCGGCCCGAAGACCGCCGGCGCGACGACCGGCTTTCTTGGCCTGCTCACCCTGGCCGCGGGCGAGTTCGTCGCCGAGCACTACCATCCGTACTCCGAGGAGTTCCTCTACGTGACGAGGGGCACCGTCGTCGTACGGCTGGACGGAGAGCCCGTCACCGTCGGCGCCGGCGAAGGGCTGCTGGTCCCCAAGGACGTGCGGCACCGGGTGGAGAACGGCGGCGATGAGCCCGCCGAGGCGGTCTTCCACCTCTGCCCGCTGGCTCCCCGGCCCGAACTGGGCCACGTGGACACCGAGCCGCTCGTCGAACCGGCCGCGCCGCAGATCAACGTCGGAGCGGCGTGA
- a CDS encoding TcmI family type II polyketide cyclase, producing the protein MNQTLIVARMAPGDAQEVARIFADSDRTELPGLVGVKRRSLFRFHDLYFHLIESRESLGGLTPEIRRHPLFQQVNSELEHFIEPYDPQTWRRPADAMAARFYMWQSADA; encoded by the coding sequence GTGAATCAAACACTCATCGTTGCCAGGATGGCACCCGGCGATGCACAGGAGGTCGCCAGGATATTCGCCGATTCGGACCGTACTGAACTCCCCGGACTGGTCGGGGTGAAACGCCGTTCACTCTTCCGCTTTCACGATCTCTATTTCCACCTGATCGAATCGCGGGAGTCGCTCGGCGGGCTCACGCCGGAGATCCGCCGGCACCCGCTGTTCCAGCAGGTCAATTCCGAGCTGGAGCACTTCATCGAGCCGTACGACCCCCAGACCTGGCGCCGGCCGGCCGACGCCATGGCCGCGCGGTTCTACATGTGGCAGTCCGCCGATGCCTGA
- a CDS encoding TetR/AcrR family transcriptional regulator, with product MNASARTRRPQAGDQSWTPAARPGRPRSEQVERAVFAAVDLLMAQGMGPAYLTVERIAATAGVGKSTIYRRWAGKEALLAGAIPRVTDLLPPRDGAAGVLGGTGIRDGLVLMAEVLRAHPRLVTWLWLFGAGPEVRRDAPLGLETAFDERVTAPLRVVVGSLVGEGMAVGRFRSGLDQDFVSELLLGWLVMSVVFWRGTSSSGSVRGPGDVLDAVLDGLLDPPASIHGAPRDADSASDRAAVRSPV from the coding sequence GTGAACGCCTCCGCTCGTACCCGACGTCCGCAGGCCGGTGACCAGTCGTGGACACCGGCCGCGCGGCCCGGCCGTCCCCGCAGCGAGCAGGTCGAGCGAGCTGTCTTCGCGGCCGTCGACCTGTTGATGGCACAGGGCATGGGACCTGCCTACCTGACGGTGGAGCGCATCGCGGCCACCGCGGGTGTCGGCAAGTCCACCATCTACCGGCGCTGGGCCGGCAAGGAGGCGTTGCTGGCCGGCGCCATACCGCGGGTGACGGACCTGCTGCCGCCGCGTGACGGGGCGGCCGGCGTACTGGGCGGTACGGGGATACGTGACGGACTGGTTCTGATGGCCGAGGTGCTGCGTGCGCATCCTCGTCTGGTGACCTGGCTGTGGCTCTTCGGGGCCGGACCCGAGGTGCGGCGCGACGCCCCGCTCGGTCTCGAGACGGCGTTCGACGAGCGAGTGACCGCACCCCTCCGTGTCGTTGTCGGCTCGCTCGTCGGGGAAGGCATGGCGGTGGGCCGGTTCCGCAGTGGCCTTGACCAGGACTTCGTGTCGGAACTGCTCTTGGGCTGGCTCGTGATGAGCGTCGTCTTCTGGCGGGGTACGTCGTCGAGCGGTTCCGTGCGGGGGCCGGGGGACGTGCTGGACGCCGTACTCGACGGCCTCCTCGACCCGCCTGCGTCGATACATGGGGCCCCACGCGACGCAGACTCGGCCTCCGACCGCGCCGCCGTCCGAAGTCCCGTCTGA
- a CDS encoding PLDc N-terminal domain-containing protein, whose translation MTVIAAGGFANLGEPWASLLIGLLAIVGIVYTALVVAAVAGVVKAPAATRTRVAWIAFIFFFPLLAAILWFAVGRSRAAGPQTQS comes from the coding sequence ATGACTGTCATTGCCGCCGGAGGGTTCGCAAACCTGGGAGAGCCGTGGGCCTCGCTGCTGATCGGTCTTCTGGCGATCGTCGGCATCGTGTACACGGCGCTTGTCGTGGCCGCTGTCGCCGGAGTGGTGAAGGCGCCCGCCGCGACCCGGACCAGGGTTGCCTGGATCGCGTTCATCTTCTTCTTCCCCCTGCTGGCCGCCATTCTGTGGTTCGCGGTCGGACGCTCCCGGGCCGCCGGCCCGCAGACCCAGTCGTGA
- a CDS encoding pyridoxal phosphate-dependent aminotransferase, which yields MSGMTSSARPLLNRRLAEFGTTIFAEMSALALQTGSINLGQGFPDTDGPEEVREAAVRALRDGRGNQYPPGPGVPELRTAIAAHQERRYGLSYDPDTEVLVTAGATEAIAAALLALVEPGDEVVALEPYYDSYAACIAMAGGTRVPVTLRPHFEGGARFRLDLDELRAAVTDRTRLLLINTPHNPTGTVLTREELTAIAELAVERDLLVVTDEVYEHLVFDEAEHLPLATFPGMRERTVTIGSAGKTFSFTGWKVGWITADGPLVAAVRTAKQYLTYVSAGPFQYAIAEALRLPDTYFDSFRADLQRKRDLLGDGLRAAGFEVYQPQGTYFITTDIAPFGEKDAYAFCRSLPERCGVVAVPNSVFYDDPNAGRSQVRFTFCKRDDVLTEATSRLQRLAS from the coding sequence ATGAGCGGCATGACCTCCAGTGCGCGCCCCCTGCTCAACCGCCGTCTCGCCGAGTTCGGGACGACGATCTTCGCCGAGATGTCCGCCCTGGCCCTGCAGACCGGATCGATCAACCTGGGCCAGGGCTTCCCCGACACGGACGGCCCCGAGGAGGTCAGGGAGGCGGCCGTGCGGGCGCTGCGGGACGGGCGGGGCAACCAGTACCCGCCGGGCCCGGGCGTCCCGGAGCTGCGTACTGCGATCGCGGCACATCAGGAGCGGCGGTACGGGCTGTCGTACGACCCGGACACCGAGGTACTGGTCACCGCGGGCGCCACGGAGGCGATCGCCGCCGCGCTGCTCGCCCTGGTCGAGCCCGGTGACGAGGTCGTCGCCCTGGAGCCGTACTACGACTCCTACGCGGCCTGCATCGCGATGGCGGGCGGGACCAGGGTCCCGGTCACCCTGCGGCCGCACTTCGAGGGGGGCGCCCGCTTCCGTCTCGACCTCGACGAACTGCGCGCCGCGGTGACCGACCGGACCCGGCTCCTGCTCATCAACACCCCGCACAACCCCACCGGCACCGTCCTCACCCGTGAGGAGCTGACGGCGATCGCCGAACTGGCCGTGGAGCGGGATCTGCTGGTGGTCACGGACGAGGTGTACGAGCACCTGGTGTTCGACGAAGCCGAGCACCTACCGCTGGCCACCTTCCCGGGGATGCGGGAGCGCACGGTCACCATCGGCTCGGCCGGCAAGACGTTCTCGTTCACGGGCTGGAAGGTCGGCTGGATCACGGCGGACGGCCCGCTCGTCGCCGCCGTCCGGACGGCCAAGCAGTACCTGACCTACGTCAGCGCGGGCCCCTTCCAGTACGCGATCGCCGAGGCGCTGCGTCTGCCGGACACGTACTTCGACAGCTTCCGCGCCGACCTCCAGCGCAAGCGGGACCTGCTCGGCGACGGCCTGCGCGCAGCCGGGTTCGAGGTCTACCAGCCCCAGGGCACTTACTTCATCACCACCGACATCGCCCCCTTCGGCGAGAAGGACGCCTACGCTTTCTGCCGCTCGCTGCCCGAACGCTGCGGCGTCGTCGCTGTCCCCAACTCCGTCTTCTACGACGACCCAAACGCCGGCCGCAGCCAGGTCCGCTTCACCTTCTGCAAGAGGGACGACGTTCTCACCGAGGCCACCAGCCGCCTGCAACGCCTCGCGTCCTGA
- a CDS encoding DUF2617 family protein, translated as MLTTLNTSYTDTRAADLAWALGREPLPALATLDLEIGAAKLQLRLLGASHQVLLEEDRGTCSETVACIPGGSTPLPLGVAKRVGDWEYEFAARVEVLSPGQFAGRAQELLALVSDHPNGLAGVFPGSPHAFTALLAQRYDGQVHWRTWHAYPQDGQLVATRTRVGVRARVGTSG; from the coding sequence ATGCTCACGACCCTGAACACCTCGTACACCGACACGCGCGCGGCCGACCTCGCCTGGGCCCTGGGGCGCGAGCCGCTTCCCGCCCTGGCCACGCTCGATCTCGAAATCGGCGCGGCAAAGCTTCAGTTGAGACTCCTCGGCGCGTCCCACCAAGTACTCCTGGAGGAGGATCGGGGCACCTGTTCGGAGACGGTGGCCTGCATCCCCGGCGGCAGTACGCCGCTGCCCCTGGGCGTGGCCAAGCGGGTGGGGGACTGGGAGTACGAGTTCGCCGCACGCGTCGAGGTGCTGTCGCCGGGTCAGTTCGCCGGGCGGGCCCAGGAGTTGCTGGCACTGGTGTCCGACCATCCGAACGGGCTCGCGGGGGTTTTTCCGGGTAGCCCGCACGCGTTCACGGCGCTGCTGGCCCAGCGGTACGACGGGCAGGTGCACTGGCGCACCTGGCACGCGTACCCGCAGGACGGGCAGTTGGTGGCCACGCGGACGCGGGTCGGGGTCCGGGCCCGGGTCGGGACGTCGGGCTGA
- a CDS encoding polyamine aminopropyltransferase — translation MIEPHAPAPPGAPPSWAGPARLPVRPGTGRFLVLACVFVCAACGLVYELELVALASYLIGDSVTQASVVLSVMVFAMGIGSLVAKRLRRHAAAAFGALEALLALVGGCSAMALYAVFAWTGDWGGLWASGPRWLLVAFSLAIGLLIGAEVPLLMELVQRIRRQDAGGAVADLFAADYVGALVGGLAFPFLLLPLLGQLTGAMLTGAVNAVAGGALVLGLFRRDLTRRAGWLLLAANLAVLGVLATAAVLVDDFERAAREAVYGDDVRVALQTGIQEVVLTGGTDGRPLGLYLDGRLRVSGRDERRYHEALVTPVMDGSHGRVLVLGGGDGLAAREVLRYPDVRRVDIVEIDPAVVDLARRDPALSRLNGHVYGDARVRVTTADAFPRLRTAAPEPSYDVVIADLPDPGITASTKLYSEEFYGLVRRVLAPEGRLVVHAGPVSSRPRVFWTVESTMRAAGLHTTPYRVGGRDSGFAAGPDRTAGASRAPRDWGFVLASPGAHPALGPGVWGPRPATLTRESLGAARRAAEATRIVGLPASTLVHPRY, via the coding sequence GTGATCGAGCCGCATGCCCCCGCCCCGCCCGGCGCTCCGCCGTCCTGGGCCGGGCCTGCGCGGCTGCCCGTCCGCCCCGGCACGGGCCGCTTCCTCGTCCTCGCCTGTGTCTTCGTCTGTGCGGCCTGCGGACTGGTGTACGAACTCGAACTGGTCGCTCTCGCCTCGTACCTGATCGGCGACTCGGTCACCCAGGCCTCCGTGGTGCTGTCCGTCATGGTCTTCGCGATGGGCATCGGCTCCCTCGTCGCCAAGCGGCTGCGCCGGCACGCGGCGGCGGCCTTCGGCGCACTCGAGGCGCTGCTCGCGCTGGTCGGCGGGTGCAGCGCGATGGCGCTGTACGCCGTCTTCGCGTGGACCGGCGACTGGGGCGGACTGTGGGCGAGCGGTCCGCGCTGGCTCCTGGTCGCCTTCTCCCTCGCCATCGGTCTGCTCATCGGCGCCGAAGTCCCCTTGCTGATGGAGCTGGTCCAGCGCATCCGCCGCCAGGACGCGGGCGGCGCCGTGGCCGACCTGTTCGCGGCGGACTACGTCGGCGCGCTGGTCGGCGGCCTGGCCTTCCCCTTCCTCCTGCTGCCGCTGCTGGGCCAGTTGACCGGCGCGATGCTCACCGGCGCGGTCAACGCGGTCGCGGGCGGTGCCCTGGTCCTCGGCCTGTTCCGCCGCGACCTGACCCGCCGGGCCGGCTGGCTGCTGCTGGCCGCCAACCTCGCCGTGCTCGGTGTCCTCGCCACCGCCGCCGTCCTCGTCGACGACTTCGAGCGGGCCGCGCGAGAGGCGGTCTACGGCGACGACGTGCGCGTCGCCCTCCAGACCGGCATCCAGGAGGTCGTCCTCACCGGCGGCACCGACGGCCGCCCCCTCGGCCTCTACCTCGACGGCCGCCTGAGGGTCAGCGGCCGTGACGAGCGCCGCTACCACGAGGCCCTCGTCACCCCCGTGATGGACGGCAGCCACGGGCGCGTGCTCGTCCTCGGCGGCGGCGACGGCCTCGCCGCCCGCGAGGTGCTGAGGTACCCGGACGTACGGCGGGTCGACATCGTCGAGATCGACCCCGCGGTGGTGGACCTGGCCCGCCGCGACCCGGCGCTGTCCCGGCTCAACGGCCACGTGTACGGCGACGCGCGCGTGCGGGTGACCACCGCGGACGCGTTCCCCCGGCTGCGGACGGCGGCGCCCGAGCCGTCGTACGACGTGGTGATCGCCGATCTGCCCGACCCCGGCATCACCGCGAGCACCAAGCTGTACTCGGAGGAGTTCTACGGCCTGGTCCGCCGTGTCCTGGCCCCCGAGGGCCGTCTCGTCGTGCACGCGGGGCCGGTCTCCTCCCGGCCCCGGGTCTTCTGGACGGTGGAGTCGACGATGCGTGCGGCGGGTCTGCACACCACCCCCTACCGCGTCGGCGGCCGCGACTCCGGCTTCGCCGCGGGCCCCGACCGCACGGCCGGCGCCTCCCGCGCACCGCGCGACTGGGGCTTCGTGCTCGCCTCACCGGGAGCACACCCGGCACTGGGCCCGGGCGTTTGGGGGCCGAGACCGGCGACCCTGACGCGGGAGTCCCTGGGGGCGGCGCGGCGGGCGGCGGAGGCGACCCGGATCGTAGGGCTGCCGGCGTCGACATTGGTGCATCCGCGCTACTGA